One Natator depressus isolate rNatDep1 chromosome 3, rNatDep2.hap1, whole genome shotgun sequence DNA segment encodes these proteins:
- the EXOC8 gene encoding exocyst complex component 8 codes for MALPLGEGGGGSRLRRQLESGGFAAGEYVKQLSQQSDGDRDLQEHRQRIQALSEETAQSLKRNVYQNYRQFIETAREISYLESEMYQLSHILTEQKGIMEAVTQALLLQADRDDPALGARRAAADPHSNPFLPLSAKEAASEEGRQRTLTTLLEKVEGCRDLLPESPGKYLVYNGDLVEYDADHMAQIQRVHAFLMNDCLLVATWLPNRRGAYCYNALYPLEGLAVINVKDNPPMKDMFKLLMFPESRIFQAENAKIKKEWLEVLEETKRNRALSEKLRLEQEALPRTAPPPPEATNPFDREDEKEPAPEEETVDLSLEWIQELPEDLDVCIAQRDFEGAVDLLDKLNEYLGEKAVSQPVRELRAKVDERVRQLTDVLVFELSPDRSLRGGPRATRRAVSQLIRLGQSTKACELFLKNRAAAVHTAIRQLRIEGATLLYIHKLCHVFFTSLLETAREFETDFAGNSGCYSAFIVWARSAMRMFVDAFSKQVFDSKESLSTAAECVKVAKEHCKQLSEIGLDLTFIIHALLVKDIKGALQSYKDIIIEATKHRNSEEMWRRMNLMTPGALGKLREEMRSCGMSTFDQYTGDDCWVNLSYTVVAFTKQTMAFLEEALKLYFPELHMVLLESLVEIILVAVQHVDYSLRCEQDPEKKAFIRQNASFLYETVLPVVEKRFEEGVGKPAKQLQDLRNASRLMRVNPESTTSVV; via the exons ATGGCGCTGCCGCTGGGTGAGGGCGGGGGCGGGAGCCGGCTGCGGCGGCAGCTGGAGTCGGGGGGCTTCGCGGCGGGCGAGTACGTGAAGCAGCTGTCGCAGCAGTCGGACGGGGACCGGGACCTGCAGGAGCACCGGCAGCGCATCCAGGCGCTGAGCGAGGAGACGGCGCAGAGCCTCAAGCGCAACGTCTACCAGAACTACCGCCAGTTCATCGAGACGGCGCGCGAGATCAGCTACCTGGAGAGCGAGATGTACCAGCTCAGCCACATCCTCACCGAGCAGAAGGGCATCATGGAGGCCGTcacccaggccctgctgctgcaggCCGACCGCGACGACCCCGCCCTGGGCGCCCGCCGCGCCGCCGCCGACCCCCACAgcaaccccttcctccccctctcgGCCAAGGAGGCCGCCAGCGAGGAGGGGCGGCAGCGCACGCTCACCACCCTGCTGGAGAAGGTGGAGGGCTGCCGGGACCTGCTTCCTGAGAGCCCCGGCAAGTACCTCGTCTACAACGGCGACCTGGTGGAGTACGACGCCGATCACATGGCGCAGATCCAGCGGGTGCATGCCTTCCTCATGAACGACTGCCTGCTGGTGGCCACCTGGCTGCCCAACCGGCGTGGTGCCTACTGCTACAATGCCCTCTATCCCCTGGAAGGGTTGGCTGTGATCAATGTCAAGGACAACCCGCCCATGAAGGACATGTTCAAGCTGCTCATGTTTCCCGAGAGCCGCATCTTCCAGGCCGAGAATGCCAAGATCAAGAAGGAGTGGCTGGAGGTGCTGGAGGAGACCAAGCGGAACCGCGCCCTCAGTGAGAagctgaggctggagcaggaggccCTGCCACGTACTGCTCCGCCACCTCCTGAGGCCACTAATCCCTTTGACAGAGAAGATGAAAAGGAACCCGCACCTGAGGAAGAGACAGTAGATCTGTCCCTGGAGTGGATCCAGGAGTTGCCTGAAGACCTAGATGTCTGCATTGCCCAGAGAGATTTTGAGGGGGCAGTGGACCTGTTGGATAAGCTGAATGAGTATTTGGGAGAGAAGGCCGTGAGCCAGCCAGTGAGGGAGCTACGAGCCAAGGTAGATGAGCGAGTCAGGCAGCTCACCGATGTGCTGGTGTTTGAGCTATCTCCAGATCGGTCATTACGAGGTGGTCCTAGGGCCACTCGCCGGGCTGTGTCCCAGCTCATTCGCTTGGGCCAGTCCACCAAGGCATGTGAGCTTTTCTTGAAGAACAGGGCAGCTGCTGTACACACAGCCATCCGTCAACTGCGCATTGAGGGTGCCACTCTGCTCTACATCCACAAGCTTTGCCATGTCTTTTTTACCAGTTTGTTAGAGACTGCCAGAGAGTTTGAGACAGACTTTGCTGGCAACAGTGGCTGCTACTCTGCCTTCATTGTGTGGGCCCGCTCGGCAATGAGGATGTTTGTAGATGCCTTTAGCAAGCAAGTATTCGACAGTAAAGAGAGCTTGTCCACTGCTGCTGAGTGTGTGAAG GTAGCGAAGGAGCACTGCAAGCAGCTCAGCGAGATTGGGCTGGACCTCACTTTCATCATTCATGCCTTGTTGGTGAAAGATATCAAAGGAGCTTTGCAGAGCTACAAGGATATCATAATTGAGGCCACCAAGCATCGCAACTCTGAAGAGATGTGGAGAAGGATGAACCTGATGACCCCAGGGGCTCTGGGAAAACTCAGAGAGGAGATGAGGAGCTGTGGAATGAGCACTTTTGACCAATACACTGGTGATGACTGCTGGGTGAACCTTAGCTACACTGTGGTGGCTTTTACCAAGCAGACTATGGCCTTCTTGGAGGAAGCACTCAAGCTGTATTTCCCAGAGCTGCACATGGTTCTACTGGAAAGCCTAGTGGAGATTATCCTTGTGGCTGTCCAGCATGTAGATTACAGTTTACGGTGTGAACAGGACCCTGAGAAAAAAGCATTCATCAGGCAGAATGCATCTTTTCTTTATGAAACTGTCCTTCCTGTTGTGGAGAAAAGATTTGAGGAAGGAGTCGGAAAGCCAGCGAAGCAACTACAGGATCTGAGAAATGCTTCAAGACTAATGCGTGTAAATCCTGAAAGTACAACTTCTGTAGTATAA
- the SPRTN gene encoding DNA-dependent metalloprotease SPRTN isoform X2, with protein MCSIRLSEPLLKLRPRKDLVETLLHEMIHALLFVTNNDKDHESHGPEFCKHMRRINRMTGANVTIYHDFHDEVDSYRQHWWRCNGPCQSRKPYYGYVKRAMNRAPSARDFWWSDHQQTCGGTFSKVKEPENYSKKGKEKTQLGKLSNSEPSDTKGRIHGGDIRSLIPFSGKGYQLGGAGLWSSERHKSSNSIKGREIPSPQCYSAAGTARSVPKNELKFEPNTFSTSISHPVFTDCSNHKNSFALNHMFPKISVANTKAYRNVDGSPIKISPVNGGNLNQSPTNAKSVFPSSNETPKQTSFEQAETTLRSWVSSQGNSSFESGGIPQKRPKTEDKSAFVNYFIKRESTDGTSRTNTPIKNNAEPTASSESCSSAVSQDKKVSCPVCQTEVLETKINEHLDSCLT; from the exons ATGTGTTCCATCCGCCTTAGTGAGCCACTCTTAAAGCTAAGACCAAGAAAGGATCTTGTAGAG ACACTCTTACATGAAATGATTCATGCCCTATTATTTGTCACTAACAATGACAAAGACCATGAATCCCATGGGCCAGAGTTTTGCAAACACATGCGTCGTATCAATCGCATGACTGGAGCCAATGTTACA ATCTATCACGACTTTCATGATGAGGTGGATTCATATCGCCAACACTGGTGGCGATGTAATGGCCCATGTCAGAGTAGAAAACCTTATTATGGATATGTGAAACGCGCAATGAATAGGGCACCCTCTGCGCGAGACTTCTGGTGGTCTGACCACCAACAGACCTGTGGAGGAACGTTCTCAAAAGTAAAGGAGCCAGAGAACTATTCTAAAAAAGGCAAGGAGAAAACCCAGCTAGGAAAGCTTTCAAACTCTGAGCCATCTGATACCAAAG GAAGGATACATGGAGGTGATATACGAAGCCTAATTCCTTTTAGTGGAAAAGGATATCAGCTTGGAGGAGCAGGCCTTTGGTCCTCTGAGAGACACAAAAGTTCCAACAGTATTAAGGGCAGAGAAATACCCAGTCCACAATGTTATTCAGCAGCTGGAACCGCAAGATCAGTTCCTAAAAATGAACTAAAATTTGAACCAAACACATTCAGTACCAGCATTTCCCATCCAGTTTTTACAGATTGCTCCAATCATAAAAACAGCTTTGCTTTGAACCACATGTTTCCTAAAATATCTGTCGCTAATACAAAAGCTTACAGGAATGTTGATGGGTCGCCTATTAAAATTTCTCCTGTTAATGGAGGAAATTTGAACCAAAGTCCTACAAATGCCAAGTCGGTTTTTCCATCTTCTAATGAGACACCAAAACAAACTTCCTTTGAACAAGCTGAGACAACTCTAAGATCCTGGGTTTCatcccagggaaacagcagcttTGAAAGTGGTGGTATACCACAGAAACGGCCGAAAACGGAAGACAAATCTGCGTTTGTAAACTACTTTATAAAGAGAGAGAGTACTGATGGCACTTCTAGAACTAACACTCCTATAAAAAACAATGCTGAACCAACAGCGTCTTCTGAAAGTTGTAGTTCTGCTGTTAGTCAGGATAAAAAAGTTAGTTGTCCTGTTTGCCAGACCGAGGTTTTGGAGACCAAAATAAATGAACACCTAGACTCTTGTCTGACATAA
- the SPRTN gene encoding DNA-dependent metalloprotease SPRTN isoform X1 produces MDGDFLLALRLQAQWEEEEEAAAVAACSESPRGSSAPPRPLSVVDEAWELLDPSPDVRGLFVQFNETLFWGKLAAVAVTWSPRMTLCAGVCSYEGRGGMCSIRLSEPLLKLRPRKDLVETLLHEMIHALLFVTNNDKDHESHGPEFCKHMRRINRMTGANVTIYHDFHDEVDSYRQHWWRCNGPCQSRKPYYGYVKRAMNRAPSARDFWWSDHQQTCGGTFSKVKEPENYSKKGKEKTQLGKLSNSEPSDTKGRIHGGDIRSLIPFSGKGYQLGGAGLWSSERHKSSNSIKGREIPSPQCYSAAGTARSVPKNELKFEPNTFSTSISHPVFTDCSNHKNSFALNHMFPKISVANTKAYRNVDGSPIKISPVNGGNLNQSPTNAKSVFPSSNETPKQTSFEQAETTLRSWVSSQGNSSFESGGIPQKRPKTEDKSAFVNYFIKRESTDGTSRTNTPIKNNAEPTASSESCSSAVSQDKKVSCPVCQTEVLETKINEHLDSCLT; encoded by the exons ATGGACGGAGACTTCCTGCTGGCGCTGCGGTTACAGGCgcagtgggaggaagaggaggaagcggCGGCGGTAGCGGCCTGTAGCGAGTCCCCGCGCGGCTCCTCAGCGCCGCCGCGGCCGCTCTCCGTGGTGGACgaggcctgggagctgctggacccGAGCCCCGACGTCCGCGGCCTCTTCGTGCAGTTCAACGAGACGCTCTTCTGGGGGAAGCTGGCGGCCGTGGCGGTGACGTGGAGCCCGCGCATGACGCT atgtGCTGGAGTGTGCAGCTATGAAGGAAGAGGTGGGATGTGTTCCATCCGCCTTAGTGAGCCACTCTTAAAGCTAAGACCAAGAAAGGATCTTGTAGAG ACACTCTTACATGAAATGATTCATGCCCTATTATTTGTCACTAACAATGACAAAGACCATGAATCCCATGGGCCAGAGTTTTGCAAACACATGCGTCGTATCAATCGCATGACTGGAGCCAATGTTACA ATCTATCACGACTTTCATGATGAGGTGGATTCATATCGCCAACACTGGTGGCGATGTAATGGCCCATGTCAGAGTAGAAAACCTTATTATGGATATGTGAAACGCGCAATGAATAGGGCACCCTCTGCGCGAGACTTCTGGTGGTCTGACCACCAACAGACCTGTGGAGGAACGTTCTCAAAAGTAAAGGAGCCAGAGAACTATTCTAAAAAAGGCAAGGAGAAAACCCAGCTAGGAAAGCTTTCAAACTCTGAGCCATCTGATACCAAAG GAAGGATACATGGAGGTGATATACGAAGCCTAATTCCTTTTAGTGGAAAAGGATATCAGCTTGGAGGAGCAGGCCTTTGGTCCTCTGAGAGACACAAAAGTTCCAACAGTATTAAGGGCAGAGAAATACCCAGTCCACAATGTTATTCAGCAGCTGGAACCGCAAGATCAGTTCCTAAAAATGAACTAAAATTTGAACCAAACACATTCAGTACCAGCATTTCCCATCCAGTTTTTACAGATTGCTCCAATCATAAAAACAGCTTTGCTTTGAACCACATGTTTCCTAAAATATCTGTCGCTAATACAAAAGCTTACAGGAATGTTGATGGGTCGCCTATTAAAATTTCTCCTGTTAATGGAGGAAATTTGAACCAAAGTCCTACAAATGCCAAGTCGGTTTTTCCATCTTCTAATGAGACACCAAAACAAACTTCCTTTGAACAAGCTGAGACAACTCTAAGATCCTGGGTTTCatcccagggaaacagcagcttTGAAAGTGGTGGTATACCACAGAAACGGCCGAAAACGGAAGACAAATCTGCGTTTGTAAACTACTTTATAAAGAGAGAGAGTACTGATGGCACTTCTAGAACTAACACTCCTATAAAAAACAATGCTGAACCAACAGCGTCTTCTGAAAGTTGTAGTTCTGCTGTTAGTCAGGATAAAAAAGTTAGTTGTCCTGTTTGCCAGACCGAGGTTTTGGAGACCAAAATAAATGAACACCTAGACTCTTGTCTGACATAA